In Lactobacillus xylocopicola, the genomic stretch CACAAGAAATTGTTAAGCTTAATCAAATTACCAAAAAATACGGTCAACGAACAATACTTGACCAATTTTCAATGACTGTTAACCGCGGCGATTTTATAGCTTTACTAGGCCCATCTGGATCAGGAAAGTCAACGATTTTGAATATTATCGGCTTACTAGAAAAATTTGATAACGGTACATACTTATTAGATGGTATATCCGCACCCAACGCTAACAGTCATAAAGCTACACTAGCAAGGAGAAACAAAATAAACTACCTCTTTCAAACCTTTGCCCTCGCCTCTAACATGACTGTTCTACAAAATTTGAAACTAGCCATGCGCTTCAGCTCTATACCTAAGCAAGGAATAAACGATAAAATTGCTACAATACTACAAAAAGTCGAATTATCTAATCGCTTAAATGATACAGTTTCTACAATGTCCGTTGGCGAAAAGCAGCGGGTAGCTTTAGCTAGAGCTTTTTTAAAACCTGGTGAATTGATTTTAGCAGATGAACCAACAGGTTCACTTGACCCCAAATTATCTATTCAGGTACTACAGTTAATTAAAAATTTGCAACAAGACCAACACAAAACAATCGTGATGGTTACCCATAACATAGACTTGGCTCAAGAAACTGATTATCAAATATCACTTACGAATAATAAAAAGTAATGTAACTTAAGACAGTTTAAAT encodes the following:
- a CDS encoding ABC transporter ATP-binding protein: MSQEIVKLNQITKKYGQRTILDQFSMTVNRGDFIALLGPSGSGKSTILNIIGLLEKFDNGTYLLDGISAPNANSHKATLARRNKINYLFQTFALASNMTVLQNLKLAMRFSSIPKQGINDKIATILQKVELSNRLNDTVSTMSVGEKQRVALARAFLKPGELILADEPTGSLDPKLSIQVLQLIKNLQQDQHKTIVMVTHNIDLAQETDYQISLTNNKK